One part of the Sebastes fasciatus isolate fSebFas1 chromosome 8, fSebFas1.pri, whole genome shotgun sequence genome encodes these proteins:
- the LOC141772523 gene encoding CMRF35-like molecule 1 gives MRNKRKHPNVAHFASASHCSCIPTMKTSGKLLGFFNVLCLFWLTKHAVDSAQLSAPDVVTGTYGGSVTVPCQYDHQFREYTKYWCKGPIYELCKIVEKTPESRHSDRSSIADDKEAGVFTVTMMSLRESDKDMYWCVIARPGRNIFTGVRLRVSQAVITTTASTTVSPSQQDEISWWATLRWILFILMLCCLVSTHIAVWRIKVARKTRLEQQCQYQNSNIYD, from the exons ATGAGGAATAAGAGGAAGCATCCAAATGTTGCACACTTTGCTTCTGCTTCACATTGTTCATGCATTCCCACCATGAAGACCTCAGGGAAACTACTTGGCTTCTTTAATG TTCTCTGTCTCTTCTGGCTAACAAAGCATGCAGTGGACTCAGCCCAGTTGTCGGCTCCAGACGTGGTAACAGGAACGTATGGGGGGTCTGTGACGGTCCCTTGTCAGTACGACCATCAGTTCAGAGAATACACAAAGTACTGGTGCAAAGGGCCGATATATGAGCTGTGTAAAATCGTGGAGAAAACACCCGAGAGTCGACATAGTGACAGAAGCTCCATTGCAGATGATAAGGAGGCAGGAGTCTTCACTGTTACTATGATGTCTCTCAGAGAAAGTGATAAGGACATGTACTGGTGTGTCATCGCCAGACCTGGAAGGAACATCTTCACTGGTGTCAGGCTCCGCGTCTCCCAAGCAG TGATAACAACAACCGCCAGCACAACAGTCAGTCCATCACAACAAGATGAAATAAG TTGGTGGGCGACTCTGCGTTGGATCCtctttattttaatgttgtgttgtttggTATCGACACACATCGCCGTGTGGAGGATAAAGGTGGCGAGGAAAACGCGGCTGGAACAACAATGTCAATATCAAAACTCAAACATCTATGATTGA
- the LOC141772528 gene encoding acidic mammalian chitinase-like yields the protein MGKVLFVTALALLLHAQLGSSFILSCYFTNWAQYRPPPTIYMPTDIDPCLCTHLLYAFATIKNNELATYEWNDVELYSQFNALKNKNGELKTLLSVGGWNFGSAGFSQMVLSSANRQTFINSVISFLRRYEFDGLDIDWEYPANRGGSYQDKQYYSVFLEEMRAAFENEAKQSNRARLLMSAALSAGKGTIDSAYQIPKLGQALDMLNIMTYDFHGSWDPITGECSPLFRGPADQGSLIYFNVDYAMNYWKSQGAPAEKLIVGFPTYGNTFTLRSPANNGVGASIAGAGTPGKYTQEAGELAYFEICGFLKDGATEVWNKAQDVPYAYKGNQWVGYDNMKSFQIKVDWLTKSNFGGAMVWTLDMDDYMGTFCNQGKYPLINVLKKGLNLEQASCAPPATRLPPIAGASTTSGGSSGGGSSGGGSSGGSSSGGSSSGGDSGTSGMDSKFCVGKASGMYPDPTDKNQFYNCSQGRTYFQHCAEGLVFNTACSCCNWS from the exons ATGGGCAAAGTACTGTTTGTGACGG CTCTGGCCCTGCTGCTGCACGCGCAGCTTG GCTCATCCTTCATACTGTCATGCTACTTCACAAACTGGGCGCAGTACAGGCCACCTCCGACCATATATATGCCCACTGACATCGACCCATGCCTGTGTACCCATCTCCTGTACGCCTTTGCCACCATCAAGAACAATGAGCTGGCCACCTATGAGTGGAACGATGTGGAGCTCTACAGTCAGTTCAACGCCCTGAAGAACAA GAATGGCGAACTGAAGACTCTCCTGTCTGTTGGAGGGTGGAACTTTGGCTCTGCAGG GTTTTCACAAATGGTGTTGAGCTCTGCCAACCGTCAGACCTTCATCAACTCAGTCATTTCATTCCTGAGGAGATATGAGTTCGATGGACTTGACATTGACTGGGAGTATCCAGCCAACAGAGGAGGCTCTTATCAGGACAAGCAGTACTACTCGGTTTTCCTGGAG GAGATGAGAGCCGCCTTTGAGAATGAGGCCAAGCAGAGCAACAGGGCTCGTCTGCTGATGTCTGCTGCCCTGTCGGCCGGAAAGGGCACCATTGATTCTGCTTATCAGATTCCCAAGCTTGGCCA GGCCCTGGATATGTTGAACATCATGACATATGACTTCCACGGCTCTTGGGACCCCATCACTGGCGAGTGCAGTCCCCTGTTCAGAGGCCCCGCGGACCAGGGTAGCCTCATCTACTTCAACGTT GACTATGCCATGAACTACTGGAAGAGCCAGGGAGCCCCAGCCGAGAAGCTGATCGTTGGTTTCCCCACATATGGCAACACATTCACTCTTAGGAGTCCTGCCAACAACGGTGTCGGAGCATCTATCGCTGGTGCTGGAACTCCAGGAAAGTACACACAAGAGGCTGGAGAGCTCGCTTACTTTGAG ATCTGCGGCTTTTTGAAAGACGGAGCCACCGAGGTTTGGAACAAGGCCCAGGATGTGCCATATGCCTACAAGGGAAACCAGTGGGTGGGCTATGACAACATGAAGAGCTTCCAGATCAAG GTTGACTGGCTGACAAAGAGTAACTTTGGAGGTGCCATGGTGTGGACCCTCGACATGGATGACTACATGGGCACTTTCTGTAACCAGGGAAAATACCCACTGATTAATGTCCTCAAAAAGGGCCTTAATCTGGAACAAGCAT CCTGCGCCCCTCCTGCCACTCGCCTTCCCCCAATCGCAGGAGCGAGCACGACCTCCGGAGGCAGCTCTGGTGGCGGCTCCAGTGGAGGTGGCTCCAGCGGCGGCAGCTCCAGTGGCGGCAGCTCCTCTGGCGGGGACTCGGGCACCAGCGGCATGGACAGCAAGTTCTGCGTCGGGAAAGCCAGCGGCATGTACCCCGACCCAACAGACAAGAACCAATTCTACAACTGCAGCCAAGGCCGGACCTACTTCCAGCACTGTGCTGAGGGTCTGGTCTTTAACACTGCCTGTTCTTGTTGCAACTGGTCCTAA
- the mfsd4ab gene encoding major facilitator superfamily domain-containing protein 4B, which translates to MFVDERIVTLFKRNAHHTLTYWSVFFSFGLCIAFLGPTILDLQCQTNSTLSQITWVFFSQQFCLLIGSSIGGVFKRTLFSALAALFVSALIISVIFAIIPWCHNVLLLAIAMAVSGFAMGIIDTIANIQLVTIYQKDSAVFLQALHFFIGFGALVSPLIADPFLSETGCGNHTANGTETMHHFRNMLGNSPIAGHNITQSHMAHEGGEEESSVHYAFWIMALINLPVPIAVLFLMYREQLIPCCPSGTPRLLDQDELAMENQQGAEGSEVEETKHEAGGHGDIFSCCRNDNLRGLPVSFFMIHILGGMVLFMTDGIVGAYAGFVYTYGVAPPMSLPHKTAGYLASIFWGAITAGRLLSIPLSYRFQPVRLLMFNLAGAIVTVLLLLIFYTSSTFLYVGTCLCGLFLSSIFPCMLAYTEDILDYQGCATSVLVTSAGMGEMVMQVLVGSIIQTEGSYSFLLCGMIIACLGFIFFIGLLLFHRMHRNYLTGTTKKTAMVEEPAAEQNGSAKTKQKEEAESS; encoded by the exons ATGTTTGTGGACGAGCGGATCGTGACCCTGTTCAAAAGGAATGCCCATCACACACTGACCTACTGGAGCGTTTTCTTCAGCTTTGGACTCTGCATTGCTTTCCTTGGACCTACAATTTTGGACTTGCAATGTCAAACAAACTCAACGCTTAGCCAGATCACCTGGGTGTTCTTCTCCCAGCAGTTCTGCCTGTTGATTGGCAGCTCTATCGGTGGTGTTTTCAAGAGGAC GTTGTTCAGTGCTCTAGCTGCCTTATTTGTCTCGGCTCTCATCATCTCTGTAATATTTGCCATCATCCCTTGGTGCCATAATGTCCTCCTGCTTGCCATCGCCATGGCTGTGTCTGGGTTCGCGATGGGCATTATTGACACCATCGCTAACATTCAACTGGTGACCATCTATCAGAAGGACTCGGCTGTTTTCTTACAG GCTCTTCATTTCTTCATTGGGTTTGGAGCCCTGGTGAGCCCACTGATTGCAGATCCTTTTCTCTCCGAGACGGGCTGTGGGAATCATACAGCGAACGGGACTGAGACCATGCATCATTTCAGGAACATGCTGGGAAACAGTCCGATTGCAGGGCACAACATAACTCAGAGCCACATGGCCCACGAGGGAGGGGAAGAGGAGTCCAGTGTGCACTACGCTTTCTGGATCATGGCGCTTATCAAT CTCCCCGTGCCCATCGCAGTCCTGTTCCTGATGTATCGGGAGCAGCTGATCCCATGTTGCCCCAGCGGCACTCCGCGTCTCCTGGATCAAGATGAACTAGCGATGGAGAACCAGCAGGGGGCCGAGGGCTCGGAGGTGGAGGAGACGAAACATGAAGCTGGAG GTCATGGGGATATCTTTAGCTGCTGTCGGAATGATAACCTGCGCGGGCTGCCAGTATCCTTCTTTATGATTCATATCCTTGGCGGGATGGTGCTCTTCATGACAGATGGTATTGTG GGTGCGTACGCCGGCTTTGTGTACACTTACGGCGTGGCGCCACCTATGTCGTTGCCTCACAAGACGGCGGGTTACCTGGCCAGCATCTTTTGGGGAGCGATCACCGCTGGCCGCCTGTTGTCCATCCCTCTCTCGTACCGCTTCCAGCCTGTGAGACTGCTCATGTTCAACCTG gCGGGTGCTATTGTCACTGTCTTGTTGCTGCTTATTTTCTACACCAGCAGCACGTTTCTGTACGTCGGGACCTGTTTATGTGGGCTCTTCCTCAGCAGCATATTCCCCTGTATGCTCGCTTATACTGAAGACATCCTTGATTATCAGG GATGTGCAACGTCAGTCCTGGTGACAAGTGCAGGGATGGGGGAGATGGTGATGCAGGTTCTGGTTGGCTCA ATTATCCAGACGGAAGGCAGCTATAGCTTCCTGCTGTGCGGAATGATAATCGCCTGCCTAGGTTTTATCTTCTTCATTGGTCTCCTGCTGTTCCACCGAATGCACAGAAATTACCTCACAG GGACGACGAAAAAGACAGCCATGGTGGAGGAACCGGCAGCGGAGCAGAATGGATCGGCCAAGACAAAACAgaaagaggaggcagagagcaGCTGA